CCAGTGCAATATCATCATCGGCCGGACGATCACACTCGACGACCTGATCGCGAAGCACGGCTTCGCCGCCGTCTTCATCGGCACCGGCGCGGGGCTGCCCCAGTTCCTCGGGATCCCCGGCGAGAACCTGAACGGCGTCTACTCGGCGAACGAGTTCCTGACGCGCATCAACCTCATGCGCGCGTACGATCCCGAGGCCGACACGCCGGTGCACGTCGGGAGGCGCGTCGCCGTCATCGGCTCCGGCAACACCGCCATGGACGCGGTGCGCACGTCTCTTCGGATGGGCGCCGAGGAGGCGATGATCGTCTATCGCAGGAGCGAGAAGGAGATGAGCGCGCGCGTGGAGGAGTACCAACACGCCAAGGAGGAAGGAATTGATTTCCACTGGCTCACGAGCCCGCTCGAGATCCTGGACGACGGCGACGGCTGGGTGAGCGGCCTCCGCTGCCAGCGAATGGAGCTGGGCGCGCCCGACGCCTCCGGCCGCGCACGCCCGGTCCCCATCCCGGGCTCGGAGTTCGTGCTGGCCGTGGACAACGTCATCCTCGCGATTGGCACCACCCCGAATCCGCTGCTCACGCGCACGACCTCCGGGCTTGCGGTCACCGAGCACGGCTGCCTGCTCGCCGATGAGCGGACCGGGCTCACGTCGAAACCGCTCGTGTTCGCGGGAGGCGATGCCGTGACCGGCGCGGCCACCGTCATCCTCGCGGCCGGCGCCGGCAAGCGCGCGGCGCGGGCGATCGTCGAGGCGTTGGCCACGCGAACGCTCGTGACCAGGCTTCCCTCTTGATCTCCTTGCCGGTCAAGACGAGCAGGATCGCGGTTACCTGGGGCGATGCGAGACCTCAATCCCGTATCTCTTCGCCGCTGCCTTGATCCGGCGCCACGCAGCGTCGCGCGCGGAGTTGCTGACGCGCTCGACCTGGTTGAAGCGCGCGATCGCGTTCCGGACATGCCGCGCATCGGTCAGCGGTTCTTTTCGCTCTTTGGGGAACGCGAACTGAGATGCGCTCAGTTCGTGCCTGGTATGGGAAGTCATGGGGTGTTTCCCGCGCTTGGGCGGCTTACCAGCTCTGCGCCGCGAGGCCGACACTCTTTGGGCCTTCCTGACATTCTTCCGTGCAGCAGTTTTCTGACGTTGGGTAGCCATGTTCGCTTCCCCCTTCCGGGATCGGCTTACAGCAAGCGATGAGCCATCACCAACCTTCAGCGAGTCCAGGCTCGAACTGTATGGAACATGGGCCGCTTGGTCGCCCCAGAGATCAGCTCCGCATGGACAGAGCACGAAATCTTTGGACCACGGCCATGCACGGATTACAGGCATCCCGCGATGAATGAGTTCCGACGTCGTGGAGTGGAAGTCTCGACGAGCTGCACCAGCGGGAGCTGCGAGAACGCTGGCAGGATCAGTTGAACCATACCTCCGCTCGTTTCTTGCCCGGGTCGTTGATGTCGTCTCCGCCAATGACCATGATGCGCGCGATACCGCTGCCGTCGGCGTAGCTCACCGTCGCGTGATTGAAGAGGTTCTTGCCGCCGGCCGACCCAATCGTCTGTGAGCCCGTCGCCCCGTTGAAGCTGCTGACCGCGCCGCTCCCGGTGATCTGGGCATAGCTCTGCTCGGACGCGCCGCTCGAGGCGCCGTTGTAGATCCCGGCCGTGACCAGGATGTACCCGCCTCCGAGCACCGCGGTGTGCTTGCTGCGCGTCTTGGTCATCGATGAGGTCAGCCCCCACGAGGTCGACGCCAGCGCTCCGGTGCGCAGGTTGATCCTGGCATGGGCCACGTCGTCCAGCGTCGAGCTGGGAGAGGGATCGTGGGGGGCGATGGTCCCGGTCTCACCACCCAGGCTATAGAGGTATCCGCCGAACGAGAGCATGGCGTGATGACTCCGAGCCGCGGGGAGCGAAGGAAGTGCCTGCCAGGCGCCGAGCGCGCCGGACGTGTCGATGCGAGTGTGGTAGACCGTCGCGACCGGCACGTTCCCGTTGGTGCTGCCGCCCGCGATGTAGAGATCGCCGTGGAAGATCGTGGCTCCGAGCGAATGGAGGGGAAGCGGCAGATTCCCGGCAGACGTCCAGTCGCTGACCGTCCCGTCGGTATTGAGCCTGCCCTTGTAGATGGCGACGGTGGGCTGGCCAGCCGCGTCCGTCGCACCCCCCAGCACATAGAGATGGGAGGCGCTCGCCACGCGCGAATTGAAGGGTGTGGCCACCACCGCGGCATGGAAGGCAACGGCGCTCGGAAGGCTCAGGGTCGAAACCCAGTCGCCGATGTGACCGCTCGCGTCGACCGCGCTGAAGAGGACGTCGTTGCGTGGGAGATGGGTGCTGTCGGATCCACCGAGCACGTAGACCATCGTGCCGACACCGCCACCGGGAGGCCCGGCCACGGCTGCGGCATGACCGCTGAGACCGACAGGGAGCGGCGTGCTCGCGCTCCAGCTGATCGTCGAGGGGCTGAACGTCGCGCTCTGGGTCACCGTGAACTGAACCGTATCGCTCATGCCTTTCGCGGTCTGGACTCGAACCGGGCCGGTGGCCGCGCCGGATGGGACGGTGGCCACGATGAAGTCGTTCGTCCAATCGGACCTGATCGCGATCACACCGGCGACGCTGCCTCCGCTTCCATTGGAGAACCAGACCCGTCCTGACTGACCCTGAAAGGAGCCGAAGTTCGTTCCTTCCAGAATGGCCGTGCTGCCGATCGGGCCGGAGGGCTGGGTGGCACCGTTGATGGTGATGAGAACGGGCGGGCCCGACAGCACCGGGTCGAGGA
This window of the Candidatus Eisenbacteria bacterium genome carries:
- the gltA gene encoding NADPH-dependent glutamate synthase encodes the protein MPVKRPEKTTMPTREAGERAHTFAEVNEGYSVAHASFEAERCLRCQDPVCVSACPVQIPIPDFIHAVAAGDMAGAARILRSANPLPAICGRVCPQELQCEGSCSMGGRWKPVAIGHLERFVADWERSQPITTRPAITRSERIAVIGAGPSGLVCAGELARHGYGVTVYEALHAPGGVLRYGIPEFRLPKAVLDWEIAMLESAGVEFQCNIIIGRTITLDDLIAKHGFAAVFIGTGAGLPQFLGIPGENLNGVYSANEFLTRINLMRAYDPEADTPVHVGRRVAVIGSGNTAMDAVRTSLRMGAEEAMIVYRRSEKEMSARVEEYQHAKEEGIDFHWLTSPLEILDDGDGWVSGLRCQRMELGAPDASGRARPVPIPGSEFVLAVDNVILAIGTTPNPLLTRTTSGLAVTEHGCLLADERTGLTSKPLVFAGGDAVTGAATVILAAGAGKRAARAIVEALATRTLVTRLPS
- a CDS encoding DUF6582 domain-containing protein, which gives rise to MPVIRAWPWSKDFVLCPCGADLWGDQAAHVPYSSSLDSLKVGDGSSLAVSRSRKGEANMATQRQKTAARKNVRKAQRVSASRRRAGKPPKRGKHPMTSHTRHELSASQFAFPKERKEPLTDARHVRNAIARFNQVERVSNSARDAAWRRIKAAAKRYGIEVSHRPR